The proteins below are encoded in one region of Prevotella melaninogenica ATCC 25845:
- the mreD gene encoding rod shape-determining protein MreD has translation MNIDFLKRLLWFAVLTVAQVFVLNHIHLFAVATPLLYIYFILLFPRNYPQWAMLIWAFLMGLTIDTFSNTPGVASASLTLIAALQPYVLQLFIPRDSSDNFQAGMDTLSIPQYTWYAAILTLTYSVVFFSLEMFSFFNVLEWLLCIGGSSLLTLILILVVENVRRR, from the coding sequence ATGAATATAGATTTCCTAAAACGTTTGCTTTGGTTTGCTGTCTTGACAGTGGCACAGGTGTTTGTACTCAATCACATTCATCTGTTTGCTGTTGCCACACCATTGCTTTATATCTATTTTATCCTTTTGTTCCCTCGTAATTATCCTCAGTGGGCTATGTTGATATGGGCGTTTCTAATGGGTCTTACTATTGACACTTTCTCAAATACGCCCGGTGTAGCTTCTGCTTCATTGACTTTAATAGCTGCTTTACAGCCTTATGTACTGCAGCTATTCATACCTCGTGACAGTAGTGACAACTTCCAAGCAGGTATGGACACGCTTAGTATACCGCAATATACGTGGTATGCGGCTATTCTAACCTTGACATACAGCGTTGTTTTCTTCTCATTAGAGATGTTTAGTTTCTTTAATGTGTTAGAATGGTTACTTTGTATTGGCGGTAGTTCATTGCTCACGCTTATTCTTATTCTTGTTGTTGAGAACGTAAGGAGGCGATAA